The following coding sequences are from one Nicotiana tomentosiformis chromosome 3, ASM39032v3, whole genome shotgun sequence window:
- the LOC138907922 gene encoding uncharacterized protein: protein MVDDPLSKTVESISSLAYVLVGEKPLALDAQELANQLVKLDVSETSWKQSWADLVENEEECGEIQVKSQTLETNMKKWSKTVANSPVPEGFDLKTQEPIQQNIKITMEDINNEVEYWNNAVICYVLGSNPPAAVMNGYFHRIWGEMGIDKVVQVNRGVFLVRFTQIESRVKVVEEGVQMFDKKPVIVKPWSPEIDTRKETFSKVPIWIRLPELDIKYWGQNALTKIAGLVGNPLKANRATTLKERMTFARVLVEVALD from the exons atggtggatgACCCCTTGAGCAAAACGGTTGAGAGTATAAGTAGCCTTGCATATGTTCTAGTTGGTGAGAAACCGCTAGCATTAGATGCTCAGGAGTTGGCCAATCAGCTCGTGAAGTTAGATGTTTCGGAGACTAGCTG GAAACAATCATGGGCTGATCTAGTAGAAAATGAGGAAGAATGTGGGGAGATACAAGTGAAATCGCAAACCCTAGAAACCAATATGAAGAAATGGAGCAAAACTGTGGCTAATAGTCCAGTACCAGAGGGTTTTGATTTGAAAACGCAAGAACCAATCCAACAGAATATCAAAATTACGATGGAAGACATTAACAATGAGGTGGAATACTGGAACAATGCAGTCATATGCTATGTATTGGGGTCAAACCCCCCAGCAGCAGTTATGAATGGGTATTTTCACagaatttggggggaaatgggaATTGACAAAGTCGTGCAAGTCAATAGAGGTGTTTTCCTGGTGAGATTCACACAAATTGAGAGTAGAGTGAAGGTTGTGGAAGAAGGAGTCCAGATGTTCGACAAAAAGCCAGTGATAGTCAAGCCTTGGTCGCCTGAAATCGACACAAGGAAAGAAACATTCAGCAAAGTGCCGATATGGATACGGTTACCAGAACTTGATATCAAATACTGGGGACAAAATGCATTAACTAAAATTGCAGGGCTAGTGGGTAATCCACTGAAGGCTAACAGAGCTACAACACTGAAGGAGAGGATGACTTTTGCTAGGGTGCTTGTGGAGGTTGCCTTAGACTAG